A genomic window from Nilaparvata lugens isolate BPH unplaced genomic scaffold, ASM1435652v1 scaffold9450, whole genome shotgun sequence includes:
- the LOC111063148 gene encoding histone H4: MTGRGKGGKGLGKGGAKRHRKVLRDNIQGITKPAIRRLARRGGVKRISGLIYEETRGVLKVFLENVIRDAVTYTEHAKRKTVTAMDVVYALKRQGRTLYGFGG; the protein is encoded by the coding sequence ATGACTGGTCGCGGCAAAGGAGGAAAAGGTCTGGGAAAAGGAGGCGCCAAGCGGCACAGGAAGGTGTTGAGAGACAACATCCAAGGTATCACCAAGCCGGCCATTCGTCGTCTGGCTCGCCGAGGCGGAGTGAAGCGTATCTCGGGTCTCATCTACGAAGAGACACGCGGTGTGCTGAAGGTATTCCTGGAGAACGTGATTCGTGACGCTGTCACCTACACAGAGCACGCCAAACGCAAGACTGTCACCGCTATGGATGTAGTCTACGCGTTGAAACGTCAGGGACGTACACTGTACGGATTCGGAGGTTAA